The genome window GGAAGAGAAAGGGGTGTCTCAGGCGGCCCGGCGGCGGCGCAGCTCGAACACGCCGGCCCAGTGGGGGTGGTCGTCGATCAGTCGGCGGGCGTAGAGGGCGGTGAAGTTGTTGTTCAGCCCGGCGACGCCGTAGGGGAGTTGGCGGCGCAGGTCTTCAAAGAGGTCCTTCAAGCTGACCCGTGTGGCGCCAGCGGCCAGGCGGCGGGCGGCCATGCGTTCCAGAGCGCGGTAGACGTGCGGGTTGTGTGCGTCGAAGACGTGGAACTGTTCGGTGATGGTGCGACCGCTCGCGCGGTTCGTCCCGAGGAAAGCGGTGGGCATGAGGTTCTCCACAGGCTGGGGGCGCAGCAGGGTCAGGTGCGCAGGGCGGGATCGGTGCGCAGGCGGGCGAAGGCGCAGAACAGGCCGAGGGCCTGCAGGGCGGCACAGACGGTGATGACGTGGCCCAGCGCGTCGGGCGGGGTGAGCGCGGTGAGCACGCCGGCGACGGGGAAGGGCAGCAGGAGGATGAGGATGGTCGCCGACAGGGTGCTGCCGAACTTCTCCGCTGGGATCAGGCGGGAGCGCAGGGTGCGCAGGACGACCGTCATGCCGCCGTCCGCCGCCATGAGGACCGCGACCAGGGCCAGGTAGGACAGGTAGTCGGGGGCCTGGGCGGCGGCGAGACAGGCGAGCGAGGCGAGGGCGGCGCAGACTGCGCCGACCGGCCACAGGCCCAGGCGGTCGATCGCGAACCGGCAGATGGTGACGGCCAAGAGGGTGGCCGCCGCGGCGGCGGACCAGACCAGGCCGACGGCAGTGGTGGACTGCCCGAAGTACTCAACGACGATCACGGGACCGGCCGCTTGGAGAAGTCCGGTGGCCAGGTTGGACAGGGTCAGCCCGGTCACGAGCCAGCCGAGCGCGGGAAGAGAGCGGATCGTGCGCCACCCGGTGAGGAGTCCGGCGCCGGACCGCGCCTTCGGCGCGCGGGCCGGGGCGACGGGTGAGGAGGGTGTACGCAGGGCGAGCAGCGCGGCGAGAAGGGAGAGCACGGTGATCACCGCGAGCATCGGCGGCGGCCCGGCGAGCAGGAGTACCCCTGCGAGGGCTGGGCCGGCCAGGGTCGAGGTCTGGTCGATGCCGAGCAGGACGGCCTGGACGCGGTGGGCCCGCTTTCCCGCTCGGCGGCCGGCGGCGGCGCCCGCCGTCTCGGCCGCGATGTAACTGAACTCGGTGAGCACGCCGGTCGTCGCCGCGAGCACCATCACGGTCGCCGTCGCCGCGGTGCCGGACGGGTGGAGGTGGAGCAGGACCGCGCCGACGGCGAGGGCCAGCGCGCGCCCCAGGGAGGCGAGGTGGAAGACGACGGCCGCCCCGCGCCGGTCGACGATCGATCCGGCCCACCCGAACGCCGCCAGCCGCGGGAGCCACTCCAGGGCGAACGCGGCCCCCGTCAGCGCGGCGGAGCGCGTGGTGGCCAGGACCATCAGTGGGATGCCGTAGGTGGACATCGCGAACGCGAGAGCGTCCGCCGTGCGCGGCAGGTAGATGCTGCGCATCAGCCCGGCGGCGTGGCGTGCATGCCGGGGCATCACAGCAGCGCTCACGTGACTGGCTCGGGCTCGAACGCCCGGGTGACCTGGGGGTTGCCGGCCAGCCACTGGATCAGGAAAGCGCGGGGACGGGCGAGGTCCGCCTCGGCCTCGTCGCTGGGCAGGCGCGCGGCGGACGGCCGCGGGAGGCCGTCCGCGCGCTCGGCCGCGAGCGAGGGCGCCAGGAGGTCGAGGACGTGGCGGATGCGGCTGCTGAACTCGCAGACCGGTGCCGGGTATGCGTGGCGTCGGGCCCAGCGCGCAGCCGCGTCGTACAGGTCGGCCAACTCCGAGCCCGACTCGGTGAGTTCCAGGCCGGTGCCGGGTGCGGTCCGGACGAGGCCGTGGGCGCGGGCCGCTTCGGCAGCGCGGCGCAGTTGGTGCGCGGAGAGGTCGGGGAGGGTAGCGGCCAGCCGCCTGGGCGGTATTGCCCCGTTGTCGTCTATCTCGGTGATCAGGCGGATCAAGGAGCGGGAAGCCAGCAGCTCGACGGCGTTGCGTACTTCGGCAGGGGTGAAGAAGGTGGTCATCGGCGCGGACCTCCCGCCGGGACGGCCGCCTTCGGGCGGGCGGTCGTGGGATGGGAGAAGAGATCGCGGTTGCGCCACGCGGGAGAGGACTCACCTGTCCGGGCCTGTGGGAGGGTTGCGGGGGCCAGCCGGGACTGGCTGCTGACCCACGGCCTCGGCGCGGGCTTCGCCTGCGGGTGCCCCCAGACCGGGTGGTGGGCCGCCTGGTTGAGGGGTTGCCCGGCGGACCACGCGGACAGGGCGCCGAGAACGGGGCTCAGGCCGTCGCCCGCCGGGGACAGCCGGTAGGGCCGTCCGAGGCCCTCGGTGTCGACCAGGCCGTCGGCGACGAGCTGTCGCAGCGGCGGGTACACGTTGGTCCCGTCGCTGCGGGGCATCACGATCCGGGCCAGGGCCCGTCCGCTGACCTCCTCGCGCGTCTTGAGGACCCACAGGATGGCGGCGGCGTGGCGCCTGGTGAGCAGGGTGAGGCTGTCCTCGATCTGCTCGATCGCGGGCAGCGGGCGGTCAGCCTTCTCCAGGTGCTCCTCGGCCCAGGTGACGATCATCGGCAGGACCGGCAGCAGGGCGGCCCCACGCTCGGTGTGGCCGTAGGTCACATGCCGTGCGGTGTGTTCGGTGCGCTCGACGAGCCCGGCGTCGCACAGCGCCTTGAGCTTCGGGTGGAGCTGGCCGTTCTGCAGCCAGGACACCTTGGCCGCCAGCTCCGTGTAGCGCAGCGGCGGACCGGAGAGTGCCAGCAGGATCCTCACGTTCCAGCGCGGGGTGATCATGGCGAGGGCTTCGGTGACCCGCGTGATGTCGGCATCGGTGTCAGGCGGCAGAGCGGTGACGGCCAAGGGAGGAACTCCTGGGTGAATGAAGGGGGATCGCCTGCGGTCAGCGGCTGTGCGCCGTGCTCTGGGCCGGTAGAGGCGGAGCCGGAACGGGCAGCGAGGGAGTCGGCGGAGACGGCGCTGGGGCCCGGACGCGGGCCAGGCTCTGCAAAACGGCGGTGACCGACTTGGCCTGGACGTCGCGGACTGCGACGGCTTCGGCGAGCCGCCGGGAGCCGTCGAGAAGGTGGGAGACCTCGTGCCGGCCGATCTGCCGCTCGGTATGGATGAGCCGGGCGAGGTAGTCGCGGTGGAAGTCGATGCTGCGCTCGGCGAGAGCGAGGTCGTCGTGCATGCCGAGCAGGGCGGAGAGCATGCCGGGCGGCTGGTCCTGGGCGCGTGCTTCGAGGTCGGCGAGCGGCGCGCCGTACAGGTCCTCGATCCGTCCGGCTGTCTCGGTGGACGTGAGGTGGGCCAAGCGGGGCTTTCAGGGTCGGCGGGCCGGGGCCGCCCCGGCACGCGGGGGTGCCGGGGCGGCGGACGGGGACAGGGGTGCGGTGGCCCTGAGCTGCGTCGTGCGGACCGGTCGGGCCCGCCGGTCGGGCGGAGGCATGGTGCGCAGCAGTTCGCCGAGGGCGGCGCGGTAGCCGTCGCGGGCATCGAGTGCCGCCTCCAGCCACTGCGCGTCGAAGTGGAGCTTGTCCGCCGACAGCTCGCCCATGTCGCGGTCCGGATCCATGTCCGCGTGCACGCGGTCGCGGACGCGGGCGACCTGCCCCTCGGTCAGAGCCAGGAAGGAGCGCAGTTCCAGGGCACGGGCGAGGGCGGGCGAGGCATCGTGGCCGGCGGCCGTCTCGTACAGCTCCGGGACCGGGTTCCCGAAGACCCTCTGCAGGTCGCCGTCCATGGTGCTGGCCTTGACCCGGCTCAACGGACGGGCCTTCCTGCCCGCCACGCCGACGCCGGCGCGGGTGTACCCGCTGCTCGGTGGGGAGCGCTGGTCTGGACTGCGGGCCCGGTTCGGGGGCGAAGGCGGGCGAGCCGTTCGGCGGCGAGGTTCTTCTTGCCCGGAGCGTCCGGGTCGAGGAGCCACCGCACGACCATGGCCCGGCCGTCGCGTGCGGTGACGGCCGCGTTCACGCGGTGGGCGAGGCCCATCGTCGGGCCGTCGACCTCGCTGGGCTGGGTTTCCAGCGCGGCGAGGAGGTCGTCCTCCGCTCGGTCGAGCGCCAACTGGGCCTGGACGAGAAGGCCGTGCCACTTGACGATGTCGGTGGCGTCAGGGTTCGCGGTCGGCGCGGCGGCGACCGCGGCCTTCAACTGGTTCATGTCCATGCCGAAGTGGGCTTCGATCCGTTCGGTGAGCACGCCCACGACATCCTCGGCGTCATCGGATATGCCGTCGGACAAAAGGGGAAACTCCTGTTCTGGAAAGACCGGTGCCTGGGGGAATGTGAGGGGCGGCCGTACCCGGCGGCTCAGTCGCTTACGGGCAGGTGCTGAATGCCTGTCAGTCCAGGCACATGCGGGTATCGCGGTAGACGTACGTGCCGGAGACCCAGCCCTTGACGCCGGTCGACTTGTCCGTGATGTAGAGCCAGTTGCCACTCTTCTTGTGGACGGTGAACTTGTGGCTCTTGTAGAGCACGCCGACCGCGGTGGACTTCGTGGTGGCCTTGGACCGGATGGTCACTGCCGACGCGTGGACCTTGTACGGCAGCGGCGGGAGGTCCGGACAGGTAGTGATGCTCGTGGCCGTCGAGGCAGCAGCGGCGGGGGCCGCACTCGCGGGCGTAGTGGACAGCATCGGCAGAGTGATTGCTCCGAGCATCGCCGCGGATATGGCCATTCGGGTGGAGCGCATGCGGAAGAAACCTCCGTGAAGGCATAGGGGTTGCGTGGAATGGCGCCGCGGGAGTTGTCCCGGCGGCTGTATAAGAGTCCGGAGAATCGCCGGTTTGGCTAACCGGCGATCGTCGGCTATGTTTCGCCGCCCGCGTCGGCTATGCCGCTCAGCGCGAGCGGCCGGGCGGGCGCGAAGCAGGGGCTTTCGCCACACCGGCGGGGCGGCTGGCTGCGGCTGCCGGGCGGACCGGTGGGAGAGGACCGGCCTCGCCGGTAAGCCGGTCGTCGCACCACTGCAGGGCCTCGCCCACCGTGTCGAAGCCGCCCTCGCGCAAGGTGTGCGTCCACGCGTCGGTGTCGACCTCCTTGAC of Streptomyces phaeolivaceus contains these proteins:
- a CDS encoding MFS transporter produces the protein MPRHARHAAGLMRSIYLPRTADALAFAMSTYGIPLMVLATTRSAALTGAAFALEWLPRLAAFGWAGSIVDRRGAAVVFHLASLGRALALAVGAVLLHLHPSGTAATATVMVLAATTGVLTEFSYIAAETAGAAAGRRAGKRAHRVQAVLLGIDQTSTLAGPALAGVLLLAGPPPMLAVITVLSLLAALLALRTPSSPVAPARAPKARSGAGLLTGWRTIRSLPALGWLVTGLTLSNLATGLLQAAGPVIVVEYFGQSTTAVGLVWSAAAAATLLAVTICRFAIDRLGLWPVGAVCAALASLACLAAAQAPDYLSYLALVAVLMAADGGMTVVLRTLRSRLIPAEKFGSTLSATILILLLPFPVAGVLTALTPPDALGHVITVCAALQALGLFCAFARLRTDPALRT
- a CDS encoding regulator → MTTFFTPAEVRNAVELLASRSLIRLITEIDDNGAIPPRRLAATLPDLSAHQLRRAAEAARAHGLVRTAPGTGLELTESGSELADLYDAAARWARRHAYPAPVCEFSSRIRHVLDLLAPSLAAERADGLPRPSAARLPSDEAEADLARPRAFLIQWLAGNPQVTRAFEPEPVT
- a CDS encoding winged helix-turn-helix transcriptional regulator, which encodes MAVTALPPDTDADITRVTEALAMITPRWNVRILLALSGPPLRYTELAAKVSWLQNGQLHPKLKALCDAGLVERTEHTARHVTYGHTERGAALLPVLPMIVTWAEEHLEKADRPLPAIEQIEDSLTLLTRRHAAAILWVLKTREEVSGRALARIVMPRSDGTNVYPPLRQLVADGLVDTEGLGRPYRLSPAGDGLSPVLGALSAWSAGQPLNQAAHHPVWGHPQAKPAPRPWVSSQSRLAPATLPQARTGESSPAWRNRDLFSHPTTARPKAAVPAGGPRR
- a CDS encoding SH3 domain-containing protein; its protein translation is MLGAITLPMLSTTPASAAPAAAASTATSITTCPDLPPLPYKVHASAVTIRSKATTKSTAVGVLYKSHKFTVHKKSGNWLYITDKSTGVKGWVSGTYVYRDTRMCLD